In a genomic window of Magnolia sinica isolate HGM2019 chromosome 14, MsV1, whole genome shotgun sequence:
- the LOC131226228 gene encoding inactive beta-amylase 9-like — protein MEVSVVGSSQTIVGKTESPFRNLGFSKSKQIPFRSSRIGFDPMRNCRRASIRVALKAIRSEMCRSATVAGKKATGKILREKSDNRVHLFVGLPLDCHNLQHTRAIAAGLKALKLLGVEGVDLPIWWGIVEKDTPGKYEWSNYLALAEMVRDAGLKLHVSICFHASSKDPAVPLPQWVSQVGEAQPDIFFTDRSGRRFRECLSLGVDDLPVLDGKTPVRVFEEFCESFKSSFSAFMGSTITDITVGLGPDGELRYPSFQQATGHQSMGVGEFQCYDKHLLNHLKQQASSIGHSNWGLSGPHDAPQYDGSPDSHNFIRESGGSWDTPYGEFFLSWYSNQLLSHGNRLLSLASSVFADSNITVSGKVPVMHSYYRTRSHPSELTAGYYNTVHRDGYNAVAEMFARNHCKMIIPSMELSDEHQPNGLRSSPDSLLSQIMAACKMHGVGVTGENSSKSSIPGGFDKIKERILSSSSENVMVDSFMYQRMGAYFFSPEHFPMFTKFVRSLDQVELHSDDLPDLNEEAMVSSITTGSELVNDLQRQAV, from the exons ATGGAGGTTTCAGTTGTCGGATCTTCCCAAACGATAGTTGGGAAAACAGAATCTCCGTTTCGGAATCTCGGTTTCTCTAAATCGAAGCAGATCCCCTTTAGATCGAGTCGAATCGGTTTCGATCCGATGAGGAATTGTAGAAGGGCTTCGATTCGAGTTGCTTTGAAAGCGATCCGATCTGAGATGTGTAGATCGGCGACGGTTGCTGGCAAGAAAGCCACGGGGAAAATATTGCGAGAAAAATCG GACAATCGAGTTCATTTATTCGTTGGGCTCCCTCTAGACTGCCATAACCTACAACACACGAGGGCCATTGCAGCAGGACTCAAGGCACTGAAGCTCCTTGGTGTGGAAGGCGTGGATCTCCCAATCTGGTGGGGCATTGTGGAGAAAGACACCCCAGGAAAATATGAGTGGTCTAACTATCTAGCACTCGCCGAAATGGTCAGAGATGCGGGCCTCAAGCTTCATGTGTCCATCTGCTTCCACGCATCGTCCAAAGATCCTGCGGTTCCACTCCCACAATGGGTATCTCAGGTCGGTGAGGCCCAGCCTGATATCTTCTTTACAGATCGATCAGGAAGGCGTTTCAGGGAGTGTTTGTCGTTGGGAGTAGATGATCTTCCAGTGCTTGATGGAAAGACGCCAGTGCGAGTGTTTGAGGAGTTCTGCGAGAGCTTTAAGTCTTCCTTCTCTGCTTTTATGGGCTCCACCATTACT GACATCACAGTAGGCCTAGGGCCTGATGGCGAGCTCCGATACCCTTCATTTCAGCAAGCAACGGGCCATCAAAGTATGGGTGTCGGTGAATTCCAATGCTATGACAAACACCTGCTCAACCACCTCAAGCAACAGGCTTCATCAATCGGTCACAGCAACTGGGGCCTCTCTGGGCCCCACGACGCCCCTCAATACGACGGGTCCCCAGATTCCCACAACTTCATCAGAGAATCTGGAGGCTCATGGGACACTCCGTATGGTGAATTCTTCCTCTCCTGGTACTCTAACCAGCTCCTATCCCATGGCAACCGCCTCCTCTCGCTTGCCTCCTCGGTGTTTGCTGATTCCAACATAACAGTATCAGGCAAGGTCCCAGTCATGCACTCATATTACAGAACACGCTCCCACCCATCGGAGCTGACAGCCGGGTACTACAACACGGTTCACAGAGATGGTTATAACGCAGTTGCGGAGATGTTTGCAAGGAATCATTGTAAAATGATCATACCATCAATGGAGCTCTCCGACGAACACCAGCCCAATGGGCTAAGATCAAGCCCAGATTCTTTACTCTCACAGATCATGGCAGCATGTAAAATGCATGGGGTGGGGGTCACTGGAGAGAATTCTTCTAAATCTAGCATTCCAGGTGGATTTGACAAGATCAAGGAGCGGATTTTATCATCGTCGTCCGAGAATGTGATGGTGGATTCATTCATGTATCAAAGAATGGGTGCGTATTTCTTCTCCCCAGAGCACTTTCCAATGTTTACGAAATTCGTTAGGAGCCTCGACCAGGTTGAATTGCATTCAGATGACTTGCCCGACCTCAATGAGGAGGCAATGGTCTCTTCAATAACGACAGGTTCAGAACTAGTGAATGATTTACAGAGGCAGGCAGTGTAA